A region of Clostridiisalibacter paucivorans DSM 22131 DNA encodes the following proteins:
- a CDS encoding Asp23/Gls24 family envelope stress response protein: MPSKIVNQYGSVNVDDTVIATIAGMAAMECYGLVGMASRNATDGLVKLLKKEHLTKGVKVSTVENKVSINLYIVVQFGVKISVVANNIIDKVKYNIENMTGMEVERINVYVQGVRVQK; the protein is encoded by the coding sequence ATGCCTAGTAAAATAGTTAACCAATATGGTAGTGTAAATGTTGATGATACTGTTATAGCTACAATAGCTGGCATGGCTGCTATGGAATGTTATGGATTAGTAGGTATGGCAAGTAGGAATGCAACAGATGGTTTAGTTAAGCTTTTAAAAAAGGAACATTTAACAAAAGGAGTAAAGGTTAGTACAGTTGAAAATAAAGTTTCGATAAATTTATATATAGTAGTACAGTTTGGTGTGAAAATATCTGTAGTAGCCAATAATATAATAGATAAGGTGAAATATAATATTGAAAATATGACAGGTATGGAAGTTGAAAGAATAAACGTATATGTACAAGGGGTAAGAGTACAAAAGTAA
- the coaD gene encoding pantetheine-phosphate adenylyltransferase translates to MVAIYPGSFDPVTNGHLDIIKRSSKKFDKIIVTVLNNPSKKPMFTVQERIELLKEVTKDFGNVEIDCFSGLLVDYAKSKNVSIIIKGLRAVADFEYEFQMALLNSSLNKDLETFFLMTSNKYLFLSSSLVKEVAQFDGDISSLVPKIVEKAIFEKIRGV, encoded by the coding sequence ATGGTAGCGATTTATCCAGGTAGTTTTGATCCAGTAACTAATGGTCATTTAGATATAATAAAAAGGAGTAGTAAAAAGTTTGATAAAATTATTGTTACTGTATTAAATAATCCATCAAAAAAGCCTATGTTTACTGTTCAAGAGAGAATAGAGCTTTTAAAAGAAGTTACAAAAGACTTTGGTAATGTGGAAATAGATTGTTTTTCAGGTTTATTAGTTGATTATGCTAAGAGTAAAAATGTATCAATAATAATTAAAGGACTTAGAGCTGTAGCAGATTTTGAATATGAATTTCAAATGGCATTGTTAAATTCTAGTTTGAATAAAGATTTAGAAACTTTTTTTCTAATGACTAGTAATAAATATTTGTTTTTAAGTTCCAGTTTAGTAAAGGAAGTGGCTCAATTTGACGGAGATATATCTAGTTTAGTACCTAAAATAGTTGAAAAAGCCATATTTGAAAAAATAAGGGGGGTTTAA
- the rpe gene encoding ribulose-phosphate 3-epimerase codes for MIKIAPSILSADFSNLYEQIKYIEKGGADLIHLDIMDGVFVPNITFGAPVIKSIRKVTDLPFDVHLMIDKPERYIDDFVAAGADIITVHQESTIHLHRTVQMIKNSGIKAAVALNPATPLESIYHVLPDIDMVLIMTVNPGFGGQKLINNMERKVRNLRDIINREGLDIDIQVDGGIKLDNINRVMDWGANVFVAGSAVFKADNILEAVKEFKHICKE; via the coding sequence ATGATAAAGATTGCACCTTCTATACTTTCTGCTGATTTTAGTAATTTATATGAGCAAATAAAGTATATAGAAAAAGGTGGGGCAGATTTAATACACCTAGATATAATGGATGGTGTATTTGTACCTAATATAACCTTTGGAGCACCAGTAATAAAATCTATAAGAAAAGTAACTGATTTACCTTTTGATGTACACTTGATGATAGACAAGCCTGAAAGATATATAGATGATTTTGTAGCTGCTGGAGCAGATATAATAACAGTTCATCAAGAATCAACAATACATTTGCATAGAACTGTTCAGATGATAAAAAATAGTGGAATAAAGGCAGCTGTGGCATTAAACCCTGCAACCCCTTTGGAATCTATTTATCATGTACTACCAGATATTGACATGGTTCTTATTATGACTGTAAACCCAGGCTTTGGGGGACAGAAGCTTATAAATAATATGGAAAGAAAAGTAAGAAACCTAAGGGATATAATCAATAGAGAGGGACTTGATATAGATATACAGGTGGATGGAGGAATAAAGCTTGACAATATAAATAGAGTAATGGATTGGGGAGCTAATGTATTTGTAGCAGGTTCTGCTGTATTCAAAGCGGACAATATATTAGAGGCTGTAAAAGAATTTAAACATATATGTAAAGAATAG
- the rpmB gene encoding 50S ribosomal protein L28 has protein sequence MANYCEVCGKGKMSGNNVSFSMRHSRRTWKPNIRKVKVVIDGTPRRMNVCTRCLRSDKVKRAL, from the coding sequence GTGGCAAATTACTGTGAAGTATGTGGAAAAGGAAAAATGAGTGGTAACAATGTTAGTTTTTCTATGCGTCATTCAAGAAGAACTTGGAAACCAAATATTAGAAAAGTAAAAGTAGTTATTGATGGAACACCAAGAAGAATGAATGTATGTACAAGATGTTTAAGGTCTGATAAAGTAAAAAGGGCTTTATAG
- a CDS encoding DAK2 domain-containing protein, which translates to MKIEYIDGDLLKKAFIVGANTLEKNKEGVNALNVFPVPDGDTGTNMSLTIQSAAKEIKNIDSNNIDDIVKGIAKGSLMGARGNSGVILSQLFRGFSKGLQGKKRLDVKVLAEGFRMASDTAYKAVMKPIEGTILTVARECAEKAMEIYRQEKDIQVFLETVINHGQEALERTPEMLDVLKTAGVVDAGGKGLIYILKGILDGLMGKESAVLEDYSDYSNERDTDPATDIKFGYCTEFIINKAKVDENEFRQKISFYGDSLMVVGGEDVVKVHIHTNNPGKVIEEALKSGELIDIKIDNMRYQHQNKVLDDKEDHINDNDKYGEEEYKKYSFISVAMGDGIADVFRELKVDYIIPGGQTMNPSTEDIIKAINEVKGESIIILPNNGNIILAANQAKDLSDRNIYVLPTKTIPQGVAALLAFESDMDIDKNIENMTDAFEHVKTGQVTYAVRDTNIDDKEINKDDIIGICNGEILSVGDDIENVSMELLKNTIEEDNDLITIFYGNDVSEEEAEKLSQSLEKELEDYDIEVVYGGQPLYYYIFSIE; encoded by the coding sequence TTGAAAATTGAATATATAGATGGGGATTTGCTTAAGAAGGCTTTTATAGTGGGAGCAAATACCCTTGAGAAGAATAAAGAAGGTGTCAATGCCCTGAATGTTTTTCCGGTGCCAGATGGAGACACAGGCACTAATATGTCGTTGACTATTCAATCGGCAGCAAAGGAAATAAAAAATATAGATTCCAATAATATAGATGATATAGTTAAAGGGATAGCTAAAGGTTCTTTGATGGGGGCTAGAGGAAATTCCGGAGTAATATTATCTCAATTATTTAGAGGGTTTAGTAAAGGTCTTCAAGGTAAAAAAAGATTAGATGTAAAGGTATTGGCTGAAGGATTTAGAATGGCATCGGATACTGCATATAAAGCGGTAATGAAACCTATAGAAGGTACTATATTGACTGTTGCTAGAGAATGTGCAGAAAAGGCTATGGAGATATATCGTCAAGAGAAGGATATACAAGTGTTTTTAGAGACAGTTATAAATCATGGACAAGAGGCATTAGAGAGAACTCCAGAGATGTTAGATGTCTTGAAAACGGCTGGAGTAGTAGATGCAGGTGGCAAGGGATTAATATATATATTAAAGGGAATTTTAGATGGTTTGATGGGAAAAGAATCGGCTGTACTTGAAGATTATTCTGATTACTCTAACGAAAGGGATACTGATCCAGCTACTGACATTAAATTTGGATATTGTACCGAATTTATTATTAATAAGGCTAAAGTAGACGAAAATGAGTTTAGACAAAAGATATCTTTTTATGGTGATTCTTTGATGGTTGTAGGTGGAGAAGATGTAGTGAAAGTACACATACATACCAATAATCCAGGAAAAGTTATAGAAGAGGCACTTAAATCAGGAGAACTTATAGATATAAAGATAGATAATATGAGATATCAACATCAGAATAAAGTATTAGACGATAAAGAAGATCATATAAATGATAATGACAAATATGGGGAAGAAGAATACAAAAAATATAGTTTTATTTCTGTGGCTATGGGTGATGGTATAGCTGACGTGTTTAGAGAGCTTAAAGTTGATTATATAATACCTGGTGGGCAGACTATGAATCCTAGCACTGAAGATATAATTAAAGCTATAAATGAGGTAAAAGGCGAGAGTATAATAATTTTGCCTAATAACGGTAATATAATATTAGCTGCAAATCAAGCTAAAGATCTAAGTGATAGAAACATATATGTATTGCCAACTAAAACTATACCTCAAGGTGTAGCTGCTTTGTTGGCCTTTGAAAGTGATATGGATATAGATAAAAACATAGAAAATATGACAGATGCATTTGAACATGTAAAAACAGGACAGGTTACCTATGCAGTTAGAGATACTAATATAGATGATAAAGAAATCAATAAAGATGACATAATAGGTATTTGTAATGGAGAGATATTATCAGTAGGTGATGATATTGAGAATGTGTCCATGGAATTATTAAAGAACACAATAGAAGAGGACAATGACCTTATAACTATATTTTATGGAAACGATGTGTCTGAAGAGGAAGCCGAAAAATTATCACAATCCTTAGAGAAGGAATTGGAGGATTATGATATAGAAGTAGTCTATGGTGGACAGCCTTTATATTATTATATATTCTCTATAGAATAA
- a CDS encoding NAD(P)/FAD-dependent oxidoreductase translates to MKYDVIIVGAGPAGLFTALELINLNSNKKILLLEKGEKVENRHCPKEETNVCVNCSPYCNITAGVSGAGAFSDGKLSLSPEVGGMLPEYIGYDKTKELIKYTDNIYLNFGADPHVEGLGNDKLVQEIRRKAIKANLKLIDCPVRHLGTEKAHTIYKKIQDYLVASGVELKVNFTVKDLIIKNNKAIGIKALKSMDYRECNDRNIETIYGEKIILAVGRKGADWLKQMCVLHNINHSAGTVDIGVRVEVRNEIMEQINNVLYEGKLIGYPKPFKDKVRTFCQNPGGFVSEEKYDNNLAVVNGHSYKEKKSQNTNLAILSSHNFRYPFNQPIEYGKKVAQLVNMLGNNRILVQRYGDIIDGKRTWEKELSQSNVKPSLKDAVAGDITSAIPYRPMMNIIKFIEAMDIIVPGFASPETLLYGPEVKFYSNKVKIDKHFQGNIENLHFLGDGCGLTRGLMMASCSGVEMARLISK, encoded by the coding sequence ATGAAATACGATGTAATTATAGTTGGAGCTGGTCCAGCTGGACTATTTACAGCTTTAGAATTAATCAACCTCAATTCTAATAAAAAAATATTATTATTAGAAAAGGGAGAAAAAGTAGAAAACAGACATTGTCCCAAAGAAGAAACCAATGTATGTGTTAACTGCTCTCCATATTGTAATATCACAGCTGGAGTTTCAGGTGCAGGGGCTTTTTCTGATGGCAAATTAAGTCTAAGTCCAGAAGTAGGTGGGATGTTGCCTGAATATATAGGCTATGATAAAACTAAGGAGTTAATAAAATATACAGACAATATATATCTCAATTTTGGAGCAGATCCCCATGTAGAAGGGTTAGGAAATGATAAATTAGTTCAAGAAATAAGACGAAAGGCAATTAAAGCCAATTTGAAATTGATTGATTGTCCTGTTAGACATCTAGGCACTGAAAAAGCTCATACAATATATAAAAAAATCCAAGATTACTTAGTAGCCTCTGGTGTAGAATTAAAAGTCAATTTTACAGTTAAAGATTTAATAATAAAAAATAACAAAGCTATAGGCATTAAAGCTTTAAAATCTATGGATTACAGAGAATGCAATGATAGAAACATAGAGACCATATACGGCGAAAAAATTATTCTTGCAGTGGGAAGAAAAGGTGCAGATTGGTTAAAACAAATGTGTGTACTTCATAACATAAACCATAGTGCTGGAACTGTAGATATTGGAGTAAGAGTTGAAGTCAGAAATGAAATTATGGAGCAAATAAATAACGTCTTATATGAAGGTAAATTAATTGGATATCCAAAGCCTTTCAAAGATAAAGTACGTACATTCTGCCAAAATCCAGGTGGTTTTGTTTCAGAAGAAAAATACGATAATAACTTAGCTGTAGTTAATGGCCATTCATACAAAGAAAAAAAGAGTCAAAATACAAATTTAGCCATATTAAGCTCTCACAATTTTAGATATCCCTTCAATCAGCCCATTGAATACGGAAAAAAAGTTGCTCAATTAGTCAATATGTTAGGTAATAATAGAATTCTAGTTCAAAGATATGGAGATATAATAGATGGTAAAAGAACTTGGGAAAAAGAACTTAGTCAATCCAATGTAAAGCCATCACTCAAGGATGCAGTTGCTGGAGACATTACCTCAGCTATTCCATACCGTCCAATGATGAATATAATTAAATTTATAGAAGCTATGGATATAATTGTCCCAGGTTTTGCCAGCCCAGAGACATTGTTATACGGCCCAGAAGTTAAGTTTTATTCAAATAAAGTAAAAATAGATAAGCATTTTCAAGGAAATATTGAAAATTTACATTTCTTAGGGGATGGATGTGGTCTTACAAGGGGTCTAATGATGGCATCATGTTCTGGCGTTGAAATGGCTAGATTAATTAGTAAATAA
- a CDS encoding thiamine diphosphokinase, with protein MKCIVIASGDGGDPQLIKNICDTGDFIICADGGAKHAKLSSVVPNIIIGDLDSIDEDDLKWFDRFNVPIKDFPTKKDYTDMELCLNFAVEKGATEITILGAIGSRLDHSIANIMLLYDLFQKGIDAKIINDHNKAFLFSGRGKVLKEDYKYISLIPIFGDVSGITLKGFEYKLNKATIKFSATLGISNELIEDEGEIDIEDGICLVVKSKD; from the coding sequence ATGAAATGTATTGTTATAGCCAGCGGAGATGGCGGAGATCCTCAATTAATTAAAAATATTTGTGATACAGGGGATTTTATAATATGTGCAGATGGTGGCGCTAAGCACGCAAAATTATCCTCTGTAGTCCCTAATATAATAATAGGTGATCTAGATTCTATAGATGAAGATGATCTTAAATGGTTCGATAGATTTAATGTTCCCATAAAGGATTTTCCTACAAAAAAAGATTATACAGATATGGAGTTGTGTTTAAACTTTGCTGTGGAGAAGGGTGCTACAGAAATTACAATATTGGGTGCCATAGGTTCTAGATTAGATCATAGCATAGCTAATATAATGCTTCTATACGATTTATTTCAAAAAGGAATAGATGCAAAGATAATAAATGACCATAATAAGGCATTTTTATTTTCTGGCAGAGGCAAGGTATTAAAGGAAGATTATAAATACATATCTCTAATACCTATATTTGGAGATGTTTCTGGTATTACATTAAAGGGATTTGAATATAAATTAAATAAAGCTACAATAAAGTTTTCTGCTACATTGGGAATAAGTAATGAATTGATAGAAGATGAGGGAGAAATAGATATTGAAGACGGTATATGTTTAGTCGTTAAATCAAAGGATTAA
- the recG gene encoding ATP-dependent DNA helicase RecG: MNSLYSSVQYIKGVGPKRAKVLKKMGIENVRDLIYYFPRSYEDRGSFNKIKDCKNDEKANLKVKISGAPSISRPRRGMSIIKVPVSDGTGVAYLVWFNQNYILDSLKMGSIIKVSGKIKMKYGQIQINSPAIEKDDGQNKRVGRIIPIYPLTKGISNNEIMKIVENALNAVVNEVDDILPKDIVESLKLYSIQNALVNIHFPKTRSDYLKAKQRLALEEFLLLQLGLYLIKHKNSHKSQGIKFDDVIEIKEFINKLPFSLTKAQQKVFNEISKDMESPKVMSRLVQGDVGSGKTIVAIMAMFKAIRSGYQAVMMAPTEILATQHYESISEMLDDYGIKCELLIGNISAKKKNDILKRTREGEIDILVGTHALIQDTVKFNKLGLVITDEQHRFGVKQRALLTQKGKNPDVLVMTATPIPRTLALILYGDLDISIIDELPPGRKKIETYATIAKMKNRVYNFIKKQVKEGRQAYIVCPLVEDSEELSLQSATELYNSLKKYFVDLRSGLLHGKMKGKEKDNIMNEFKKGNIDVLVSTTVIEVGVNVPNANIIVIENAERFGLAQLHQLRGRVGRGEYQSYCILISEGKSQIARERMKIMEQTTDGFVISEKDLKLRGPGEFFGTRQHGLPDLKIANIFTDMKLLKLSQKVASYILKQDQYLQSKKYTKLKEHIIYMFGDRIEDITLS; encoded by the coding sequence TTGAATAGTTTATATTCTTCAGTTCAATACATAAAAGGAGTAGGCCCCAAAAGAGCTAAAGTTTTAAAGAAAATGGGTATAGAAAATGTTAGAGATTTAATTTATTATTTTCCTAGATCCTATGAAGATAGAGGTAGCTTTAATAAAATTAAAGATTGTAAAAATGATGAAAAGGCTAACCTAAAGGTTAAGATATCTGGAGCACCTAGTATATCAAGGCCTAGAAGGGGTATGAGTATAATTAAGGTTCCCGTTTCAGATGGCACAGGGGTGGCCTATCTTGTATGGTTTAATCAAAATTATATCTTAGATAGTTTAAAGATGGGCAGTATAATTAAAGTAAGTGGTAAAATAAAGATGAAATATGGGCAGATACAAATTAATAGTCCAGCAATAGAAAAAGATGATGGACAAAATAAAAGGGTAGGGAGAATTATTCCCATATATCCCTTGACCAAGGGTATAAGTAATAATGAAATAATGAAAATAGTAGAGAATGCCTTAAATGCTGTGGTCAATGAGGTAGATGATATTTTACCTAAAGATATAGTTGAATCTCTAAAATTATATTCTATACAGAATGCATTGGTTAATATACACTTTCCAAAAACAAGGAGTGATTATTTAAAGGCTAAACAAAGGTTAGCCCTTGAAGAGTTTTTATTGTTACAGTTAGGTCTTTATTTAATAAAGCATAAAAATAGTCATAAAAGTCAAGGAATTAAGTTTGACGATGTAATTGAGATAAAGGAATTTATTAATAAATTACCATTTAGTTTAACAAAGGCACAACAGAAAGTATTTAATGAAATCTCAAAAGATATGGAATCTCCTAAAGTAATGAGTAGGTTGGTACAAGGAGATGTAGGTTCAGGAAAGACTATTGTGGCTATTATGGCTATGTTTAAGGCCATTAGAAGTGGATATCAAGCAGTAATGATGGCGCCAACGGAAATATTAGCTACTCAACATTATGAAAGCATTAGTGAAATGTTGGATGATTATGGAATTAAATGCGAACTATTGATAGGAAATATTTCTGCCAAGAAAAAGAATGATATACTAAAGAGAACCCGAGAGGGGGAAATAGATATACTAGTAGGAACCCATGCTTTGATTCAAGATACAGTTAAATTTAACAAACTAGGTCTAGTAATAACTGATGAGCAACATAGATTTGGAGTAAAACAAAGGGCATTGTTAACTCAAAAAGGCAAAAATCCTGATGTGTTGGTAATGACTGCTACTCCTATACCAAGGACATTGGCCTTAATATTATATGGTGATTTAGACATTTCTATAATAGATGAACTGCCTCCTGGTAGAAAGAAAATAGAAACTTATGCTACAATAGCAAAAATGAAAAACAGAGTTTACAACTTTATAAAAAAACAGGTAAAAGAAGGAAGACAAGCTTATATTGTTTGTCCCCTTGTGGAAGACTCTGAAGAATTATCTTTACAATCAGCAACAGAATTATATAATAGTCTTAAAAAATATTTTGTTGATTTGAGGTCAGGGCTTCTTCATGGTAAGATGAAGGGGAAAGAAAAAGACAATATAATGAATGAATTCAAAAAAGGTAATATAGATGTATTGGTATCTACTACAGTAATAGAGGTGGGAGTAAATGTGCCCAATGCAAATATAATAGTAATAGAAAATGCAGAGAGGTTTGGTCTAGCCCAACTCCATCAGCTGAGAGGACGTGTTGGAAGGGGAGAATATCAGTCATATTGCATATTAATTAGTGAAGGAAAAAGTCAAATAGCTAGAGAAAGAATGAAAATAATGGAACAGACTACTGATGGGTTTGTAATTTCGGAAAAAGATTTGAAACTAAGAGGTCCTGGAGAATTTTTTGGCACACGACAACATGGATTGCCTGATTTGAAAATAGCAAATATATTTACTGATATGAAATTATTGAAGTTATCTCAGAAGGTGGCAAGTTATATTTTAAAACAAGACCAATATTTGCAATCTAAAAAATATACGAAACTTAAGGAGCATATTATATATATGTTCGGAGATAGAATTGAAGATATAACTCTAAGCTGA
- the rsmD gene encoding 16S rRNA (guanine(966)-N(2))-methyltransferase RsmD, translating to MRVITGSAKGRKLKTPKGLRIRPTSDRIKESIFNIIGDIKDDDIVLDLFSGTGSMGIEFLSRGAKKCFFIDNHIDSIKIIKENLINTKLIDKANIYKNNSKNAIAILGRKNVKFKYIFLDPPYNEELIMPVLKEIDRHALLKQDSGVIVEHESKLSLPDFVGNIYKIDSRRYGDTGVSFFKLKC from the coding sequence TTGAGAGTTATAACAGGTAGTGCTAAAGGTCGTAAACTAAAGACGCCTAAGGGTCTGAGAATAAGACCTACATCAGATAGAATTAAAGAGTCTATATTCAACATAATAGGCGATATAAAAGATGATGATATTGTTTTAGATCTTTTTTCAGGTACAGGCAGTATGGGGATAGAGTTTTTAAGTAGAGGAGCAAAAAAATGTTTTTTTATAGATAATCATATTGACAGCATAAAAATTATAAAAGAAAATTTAATAAATACTAAATTGATAGATAAAGCTAATATATATAAAAATAATAGTAAGAATGCTATTGCTATTTTAGGTAGAAAAAATGTAAAATTTAAATATATATTTTTAGATCCACCATATAATGAAGAGCTTATAATGCCAGTGTTAAAAGAAATAGATAGACATGCATTATTGAAACAAGATAGCGGAGTCATAGTAGAACATGAATCTAAATTATCTTTACCAGACTTTGTTGGTAATATTTACAAAATAGACAGCAGAAGATATGGAGACACTGGAGTATCATTTTTCAAATTGAAATGCTAA
- the rsgA gene encoding ribosome small subunit-dependent GTPase A: MLEGIIVKGIGGFYYVKVNNDVYECRARGLFRKKSVKPLVGDKVKIEVTDEDKKIGYVMELFDRETELIRPPVANVNQAVIVFSIKQPDPNLWLLDRFLILAESQDLDIYICINKIDLASVEELEKINTIYSNAGYKVINTTVKKGLGIDELKSVLKDKITVFAGPSGVGKSTLLNNIQKGLNLKVGDISKKTNRGKHTTRWAELLELDMGGWVVDTAGFSSLDLSFIQEEDLELYFKEIYEKSHLCRFNGCKHYKEPDCAIKNSLEDGEISKTRYDSYINFLQEIKNNRRY; encoded by the coding sequence ATGCTAGAAGGCATTATAGTTAAAGGTATAGGTGGTTTTTATTATGTGAAAGTCAATAATGATGTTTATGAATGTAGGGCACGAGGATTGTTTAGGAAAAAATCTGTGAAGCCTTTAGTAGGAGATAAAGTTAAAATAGAAGTTACTGATGAAGATAAAAAAATAGGGTATGTGATGGAATTGTTTGATAGAGAGACTGAGCTTATAAGACCTCCTGTGGCTAATGTAAATCAGGCTGTTATAGTTTTTTCTATAAAACAGCCTGATCCTAACTTATGGCTATTGGACAGATTTTTAATATTAGCAGAAAGTCAAGATTTAGATATATATATATGTATTAATAAGATAGATTTAGCCAGTGTTGAAGAATTGGAAAAAATAAATACTATTTATAGCAATGCAGGATATAAAGTTATAAATACTACAGTAAAAAAAGGACTAGGTATAGATGAATTAAAATCTGTATTAAAAGACAAGATAACTGTATTCGCAGGTCCTTCAGGGGTAGGGAAGTCTACTCTTTTAAATAATATTCAAAAAGGTCTCAATCTTAAAGTAGGTGATATAAGTAAGAAAACTAATAGAGGAAAACATACTACGAGATGGGCTGAATTATTGGAATTAGATATGGGTGGTTGGGTAGTAGATACAGCTGGTTTTAGTTCTTTAGATTTAAGTTTTATTCAAGAAGAAGATTTAGAATTATATTTTAAGGAAATATATGAAAAAAGTCATTTATGTAGATTTAATGGTTGTAAGCATTATAAGGAACCTGATTGTGCTATAAAAAATAGCTTAGAGGATGGAGAAATAAGTAAAACAAGATATGACAGTTATATTAACTTTTTGCAAGAAATAAAAAATAACAGGAGGTATTAA